A part of Aspergillus oryzae RIB40 DNA, chromosome 7 genomic DNA contains:
- a CDS encoding M81 family metallopeptidase (uncharacterized conserved protein), whose translation MNLKAHIFRRPVIAVAGLACETSTFTPSRTLAPAFHPRRGNEVIDEYKFLQTGTPLGDAAEWHGALIGHALPGGMVTRDAFEELAGEIVSRLGDIVATTVVHGLWFDIHGAMCVEGIDDAEVELLRRIRGVIGPDVIVSASMDLHGNVSRELAHELDLLTCFRTAPHEDESETKSRACRNLLDLLTRSSDITGGLVRPFKAWIPVPILLPGEQTSTRIEPAKSLYEVVPEVEKEPGVIDAAIWVGYPWADEPRNRGAIVVTGWDEAAIAAGAECLATKFWNSRKDFKFVAPTGSFEECIHTALASPVHPFFISDSGDNPTAGGSGDVTWGLTQLLARSEFKDPTGPKVIYASVPGPQAVQTMVNAGVGANVTVTAGAEVDHIHAGPITMTGRVHSIKHGDKDAVIEAVLQVGSVFAILTQLRKPYHHERDFTDLNLNPRATDIVIVKIGYLEPELFDMAADWMLGLTPGGVDQDIKRLGHKRIRRPMWPFDTTFQEPPDLTARIIAKSNEPRNGPDE comes from the coding sequence ATGAACCTCAAGGCACACATTTTCAGGCGTCCCGTCATTGCAGTTGCAGGATTGGCCTGCGAAACGTCTACATTCACTCCCTCACGCACCCTCGCGCCTGCATTCCATCCCCGCAGGGGAAACGAGGTGATCGATGAATACAAATTCTTACAAACAGGCACACCTCTAGGCGACGCAGCAGAATGGCACGGTGCTTTAATTGGCCATGCATTACCGGGTGGCATGGTGACACGCGACGCCTTCGAAGAGCTAGCAGGGGAGATTGTTAGCCGTTTGGGCGACATTGTTGCGACTACGGTCGTGCATGGCCTCTGGTTTGACATTCACGGCGCTATGTGCGTAGAGGGaattgatgatgctgaggtTGAACTTCTGCGACGGATCAGGGGGGTTATTGGTCCTGATGTTATTGTTTCGGCGTCGATGGATTTACATGGAAATGTTTCTAGAGAACTAGCTCACGAGTTGGACCTTTTGACATGTTTTCGGACAGCTCCGCATGAAGATGAATCGGAGACTAAATCACGAGCGTGTCGCAatcttcttgaccttcttacGCGGTCTTCTGATATAACTGGAGGTCTGGTACGACCATTCAAAGCGTGGATTCCTGTGCCCATCTTGCTGCCCGGAGAGCAAACGTCTACGCGTATTGAGCCGGCGAAGAGTCTTTATGAGGTTGTACCTGAAGTCGAGAAAGAGCCCGGGGTAATCGATGCCGCGATATGGGTCGGATATCCCTGGGCCGACGAGCCACGAAATCGCGGCGCTATTGTTGTCACAGGATGGGACGAAGCGGCTATTGCTGCTGGAGCGGAGTGCTTGGCAACGAAGTTTTGGAACTCGCGCAAGGATTTTAAGTTTGTCGCGCCAACAGGGTCTTTCGAAGAATGTATCCATACTGCGTTGGCCTCGCCTGTCCAccctttcttcatctccgacTCCGGGGATAACCCGACTGCGGGCGGTTCAGGCGATGTGACTTGGGGGCTGACGCAGCTACTCGCTCGATCTGAGTTCAAGGATCCTACTGGACCGAAGGTTATATATGCCAGTGTCCCAGGGCCGCAAGCTGTGCAGACGATGGTGAACGCAGGCGTCGGTGCTAACGTTACTGTTACTGCCGGGGCGGAAGTGGATCATATTCATGCTGGCCCTATCACCATGACAGGACGCGTCCATTCGATCAAGCATGGCGATAAGGACGCTGTCATCGAGGCAGTCTTGCAGGTTGGCAGTGTGTTTGCGATCCTTACTCAGCTTCGCAAACCTTACCATCACGAACGCGACTTTACTGATCTCAATTTGAACCCTCGTGCTACGGACATAGTGATCGTTAAGATTGGATACCTAGAGCCGGAACTGTTTGATATGGCTGCAGACTGGATGCTCGGGCTCACTCCAGGTGGCGTGGACCAAGACATCAAGCGACTAGGGCATAAACGCATTCGTCGACCGATGTGGCCTTTTGATACTACCTTTCAGGAGCCTCCAGATTTAACGGCGCGGATAATTGCAAAGTCCAATGAGCCGAGAAATGGACCTGATGAGTAA
- a CDS encoding putative Melibiase subfamily (predicted protein) yields MALPKTITLQTDVLSVNVYVDDQGAAFLQEVIPLPGSSRPSVSKYFANPYAPLVEVRLAGEGTAKHKSSKSLIGTYVGTRLRYRSHEIRQHADTHTLNVTLKDPVSNVTIIAHLTIYQSTRVLRATSTIRNDSDNDIVVTQLSSLVLGGLTTGAEKWWSNYVLAVPNNSWFREAQWIDHDLPSLGIDDYGVYGRPEEHAASLGHYSVSNRGTFSTEGHLPMGLLKRTDNTETWLWQVENNGSWRWEVGDWKDSVYLAAGGPVETDHDWRQTLYPGQEFTTVPVALCHVLENYEHAFAEMTRYRRQMRRKHQDHEQLPIIFNDYMNCLMGDPTDEKILALVDPVVRTGAEYFVIDAGWYADDSGWWDDVGLWEPSKKRFPMGFRELLLHLKTKGLTPGLWIEPEVIGVRSVVAEQLPYEAFFQRNGQRIVEKGRYQLDYRNAAVREHMHAVIHRLVTEYGVGYFKFDYNIEVIQGTDINCSSSGSGQLDHNRAYLQWVTELHDRYPGLVIENCSSGAQRMDYAMLAVHALQSTSDQQDPDRYAAIAAALPTAVTPEQGAIWAYPQPEWDDETNAMTVVNSLLGRVHLSGRLDKLRPHQFELIKQGMDVYRTIRADLPTATAFWPLGLPRWHDEWVALGMAVHTPDNCDSGVRYLAVWRRGGLDSVELPIPGLRGLRVKAELLYPSTFPCEISWELAQGILHIRIPSKLSARLLKLTSGNVR; encoded by the coding sequence ATGGCCCTCCCTAAGACCATTACACTACAGACCGACGTCTTGAGTGTCAATGTATACGTTGATGATCAAGGGGCTGCTTTTTTGCAGGAAGTGATTCCCTTGCCCGGTTCGTCTCGACCGTCGGTATCCAAATATTTCGCTAATCCTTACGCACCGCTGGTGGAGGTGCGACTAGCCGGGGAAGGCACAGCAAAGCATAAATCATCCAAATCACTGATAGGCACTTATGTGGGGACTCGACTTCGCTACCGATCGCATGAGATCAGGCAGCATGCGGATACCCATACCCTGAACGTCACATTGAAAGACCCCGTTTCTAATGTGACAATAATTGCGCACCTGACAATCTACCAGAGCACCAGGGTCCTCCGTGCGACAAGCACAATCCGAAATGATAGTGACAACGATATTGTGGTGACACAGTTGAGCTCTTTGGTCCTGGGCGGGCTAACCACTGGCGCTGAGAAATGGTGGTCAAACTACGTTCTCGCAGTTCCCAATAATTCATGGTTCAGAGAGGCGCAATGGATCGATCACGATCTACCCAGTTTGGGTATAGACGACTACGGTGTGTATGGGCGTCCAGAGGAACATGCAGCTAGCTTAGGTCACTATTCGGTTTCCAACCGAGGAACCTTCTCAACAGAGGGTCATTTGCCTATGGGTCTTCTGAAGCGCACTGACAATACTGAAACATGGCTTTGGCAAGTGGAAAACAATGGCTCCTGGCGCTGGGAAGTCGGTGACTGGAAAGACAGCGTCTATCTGGCTGCTGGCGGTCCGGTCGAGACCGATCATGATTGGAGACAGACGCTCTACCCCGGACAAGAGTTCACCACAGTACCTGTGGCGTTATGCCATGTCCTAGAAAACTACGAGCATGCATTTGCGGAGATGACCCGCTACCGGCGACAGATGCGGCGGAAACACCAGGACCATGAGCAATTACCCATTATTTTCAATGACTATATGAATTGCCTTATGGGTGACCCCACTGACGAGAAGATTCTGGCACTCGTCGATCCCGTAGTGCGGACTGGGGCTGAATACTTTGTTATCGACGCTGGTTGGTATGCAGATGATTCCGGCTGGTGGGATGATGTTGGGTTGTGGGAACCGTCGAAGAAACGTTTTCCCATGGGGTTTAGGGAGCTACTGCTGCACTTGAAAACGAAAGGCCTCACTCCAGGTCTCTGGATCGAGCCAGAAGTCATCGGAGTACGCAGTGTCGTTGCCGAACAGCTACCTTATGAAGCGTTCTTTCAGCGAAATGGTCAGCGCATCGTTGAAAAAGGGCGTTACCAGCTGGACTATCGTAACGCAGCTGTCCGGGAACACATGCATGCTGTTATCCACAGGCTAGTCACCGAATATGGTGTGGGTTATTTCAAATTCGACTATAACATCGAGGTCATCCAGGGCACCGACATCAATTGTTCAAGTTCAGGGTCTGGTCAGTTAGATCACAACCGGGCATACCTGCAGTGGGTGACTGAGCTGCATGATCGGTATCCTGGCTTGGTCATTGAGAATTGCTCGAGCGGCGCTCAGCGAATGGATTATGCTATGCTGGCTGTCCATGCCTTGCAGTCCACTAGCGACCAACAGGATCCCGATCGGTACGCAGCAATTGCTGCCGCTCTTCCAACAGCCGTTACCCCTGAGCAAGGTGCCATCTGGGCATACCCACAGCCAGAGTGGGATGACGAAACTAATGCAATGACGGTGGTTAATAGTCTTCTCGGCCGCGTACATCTAAGCGGACGGCTAGACAAACTTAGGCCGCACCAATTTGAGCTTATCAAACAAGGTATGGATGTCTACCGCACCATTCGCGCTGACTTACCCACGGCTACTGCCTTCTGGCCTCTCGGCCTTCCCCGCTGGCATGATGAATGGGTCGCATTGGGGATGGCGGTGCATACACCAGACAATTGTGATTCGGGCGTCCGCTATTTAGCCGTCTGGAGACGGGGAGGTCTAGACTCCGTTGAACTACCTATTCCTGGTCTCCGTGGGCTTCGCGTGAAGGCAGAACTGCTTTATCCCTCCACCTTTCCATGTGAAATATCATGGGAGCTCGCGCAGGGAATACTACACATCCGGATTCCCTCAAAGCTCTCTGCCCGCCTGTTGAAGCTCACCAGTGGGAATGTTCGGTGA
- a CDS encoding copper homeostasis protein CutC (predicted protein): MIRPHAESFYYSDTDFEAMKRTMHSLREKGADGFVFGILTQNTPAQAAPRIDVARNKELVELAQGRPCTFHRAFDLISESNWDTALAGIVECGFTSILTSGPSGGTAIECVDHLDRLVHERLEQLRGRVEGHARLPQIIVGGGVRATNIGMLWERTRAPAFHSAALAQSSVELVSDAEVEALRAALNKAT; encoded by the coding sequence ATGATCCGACCACATGCAGAGAGCTTCTATTACAGCGACACAGACTTCGAAGCCATGAAGCGTACAATGCATTCGCTCAGGGAGAAAGGTGCAGATGGTTTTGTATTCGGGATTCTGACTCAGAATACGCCAGCACAGGCCGCTCCTCGAATTGATGTGGCGAGGAATAAAGAATTGGTTGAGCTTGCGCAGGGCAGGCCATGCACCTTTCATCGCGCGTTTGACCTGATCTCGGAATCAAACTGGGATACTGCCTTGGCCGGCATCGTGGAGTGTGGGTTTACTTCTATCCTGACAAGTGGCCCGTCCGGTGGGACGGCGATAGAATGTGTCGATCACTTAGACCGCTTGGTACATGAACGACTTGAGCAGTTAAGGGGACGTGTGGAGGGCCATGCTCGGTTGCCTCAGATCATTGTAGGTGGAGGCGTTAGAGCAACCAACATTGGAATGTTATGGGAGAGGACGCGTGCTCCCGCATTTCATTCTGCAGCCCTTGCTCAATCGTCGGTGGAGCTGGTCAGTGATGCTGAAGTAGAGGCGTTGAGGGCCGCCCTTAACAAAGCAACGTGA
- a CDS encoding amidohydrolase (predicted metal-dependent hydrolase with the TIM-barrel fold): MASTILTNGRIFTPSTSSDGYEFQQTMIINGDRIEYVGSPNHDAIQQAKDSSAREVDLQNKIVVPSFIDSHMHIVHFALSRRKLSLLTCKSLEEIRQAIKSFAEAHPKEPRIMCKSWVQSTTGGEALASMLDDLDPRPIYIHANDMHSGWCNTAALEELGVATMADPPGGTIHRDENGKPSGLLSEMAHLGIVPQFLVRATPLEAKLDALDDAMAAYTAAGYSGMIDMGMDDIEWDVLKAWRQRHGEKFPFHIAAHWVIPPNDDLDVVLGEVDRAIALHREYDPATSPTFCIVGIKLMCDGVVDGCTAALTDPYQGCENPVDPIWPEDFLQAVVKKADAAGLQIAIHAIGDKAVKNAIDALSLAQPGRRHRIEHLELTSPEDAKRLGQLGITASVQPVHSDPALFRAWPELIGEHRCARAFAYREFLEGGAPVAFGTDSPTASHPALPNLYNATTRRSAIEPECTETVNSHFGLPLAAAVTAATTGAAYSRWADSWTGSLKAGLSADFVVLDMDWKAENLLKGKVQQTWARGRKTFDSSSDRAQL, translated from the coding sequence ATGGCGTCCACAATCCTCACCAACGGCCGCATCTTCACACCGAGCACCAGCTCAGACGGATATGAATTCCAACAAACCATGATAATCAACGGGGACCGCATCGAATATGTCGGATCCCCGAACCACGACGCTATCCAACAAGCTAAAGACTCCAGTGCCCGCGAAGTGGACCTACAAAACAAGATCGTGGTCCCAAGTTTCATCGATAGCCATATGCATATTGTGCACTTCGCGCTGTCACGTCGCAAGCTGAGCCTTCTGACATGCAAATCGTTGGAGGAGATTCGACAAGCTATCAAGTCCTTTGCGGAGGCTCATCCAAAGGAGCCCCGGATTATGTGCAAAAGCTGGGTTCAGTCGACGACCGGGGGAGAAGCACTGGCAAGTATGTTGGATGATCTGGATCCGCGGCCGATCTATATCCATGCGAATGATATGCATTCCGGGTGGTGTAATACTGCTGCGTTGGAGGAGTTAGGGGTTGCCACGATGGCTGATCCACCCGGTGGAACGATTCATCGTGACGAGAATGGGAAGCCGTCGGGTTTGTTGAGTGAGATGGCTCACTTGGGTATCGTGCCCCAGTTTCTGGTCAGGGCTACCCCGTTGGAGGCTAAGTTGGATGCTCTGGATGATGCGATGGCAGCGTATACTGCGGCTGGATACTCGGGGATGATTGATATGGGTATGGACGATATTGAATGGGATGTGTTGAAGGCGTGGCGGCAGCGACATGGGGAAAAGTTTCCGTTCCATATTGCGGCACACTGGGTGATTCCACCGAATGATGACCTGGACGTGGTACTCGGTGAGGTCGACCGGGCGATTGCTCTCCATCGGGAATATGATCCAGCGACATCCCCGACCTTCTGTATCGTAGGCATCAAACTGATGTGCGATGGTGTGGTTGATGGCTGTACTGCCGCCCTGACCGATCCGTATCAGGGATGCGAGAATCCGGTGGATCCGATCTGGCCTGAGGACTTTCTGCAGGCTGTTGTGAAGAAGGCAGATGCGGCTGGACTGCAGATCGCTATTCACGCCATTGGCGACAAGGCCGTCAAGAATGCGATCGATGCCCTATCTCTAGCACAGCCTGGCCGTCGTCATCGCATTGAACATCTCGAGCTCACGTCTCCCGAGGATGCGAAACGCCTGGGTCAACTTGGAATTACGGCATCTGTTCAGCCAGTACATTCGGACCCTGCTCTGTTCCGCGCCTGGCCGGAACTCATTGGGGAGCACCGGTGTGCCCGTGCATTTGCCTACCGTGAATTCCTTGAGGGTGGTGCTCCAGTGGCATTTGGTACGGATTCACCCACTGCATCCCATCCCGCCCTACCAAATCTGTACAATGCTACAACACGCAGATCGGCCATTGAACCTGAATGTACGGAAACGGTCAACTCTCACTTTGGATTGCCtctcgctgctgctgttaCTGCCGCGACAACTGGTGCGGCCTATTCACGTTGGGCAGATTCGTGGACGGGATCCTTGAAGGCTGGGTTGAGCGCAGATTTTGTGGTACTGGATATGGACTGGAAGGCAGAGAATTTACTCAAAGGAAAGGTACAGCAAACCTGGGCTCGAGGACGGAAGACCTTTGATAGTAGTTCCGATCGTGCCCAACTATGA
- a CDS encoding uncharacterized protein (predicted transporter (major facilitator superfamily)), producing MADKKIESPVSAHIDHLRNHGEENNAVWDSAIEEAQAANINEHNMTVRQALRSYPWAVVWSLTISMSIIMEGYDTNLIGSFYGYPAFQKQFGVEHGDGYQVPQAWQSALGAGGTAGCIIGAFLNGYLVKHFGFKKVFTGAMFVMCAFIFVSFFGHTLGLQVAGQVLSGIPWGIFATIGPAYSSELLPMALRSYLTAYTNMCFAIGQFISAGVLQSLISRDDQWSYRIPYAVQWIWPIPLFFIGVLMPESPWWQVRHGWYDEALATVQRLTAGEEKTKARQTVAMMIHTNEIEQEIEAGSSYWDCFRGNNLRRTEISCMSFTGQVLAGSQFAYTGTYFFEQAGMSPTDAYKLGLGGTAVAFVGTILSWFLMKNFGRRSMYLSGMGLMSSYLLIIGFLTSKSNNNVVWAQSALCIVWLFTFSLTVGPMGWSIAPEVSSTRLRSKTICLARNAYYLAITVANVIEPYMMNPAAWNWRGRTGFFWFVFAFLTFAWGYFRLPETKGRTFEELDIMFAAGAPTRKFRKYHVDPYAENVAIKDRARESPLEKSIDMMSPC from the exons ATGGCCGACAAGAAGATCGAATCACCAGTCTCGGCTCATATAGATCATCTGCGTAATCATGGCGAGGAGAACAACGCCGTCTGGGACTCGGCAATCGAGGAGGCACAGGCGGCAAATATCAACGAGCACAACATGACCGTCCGACAGGCCCTGCGATCGTATCCCTGGGCAGTGGTCTGGTCTCTCACAATCTCCATGTCAATCATCATGGAAGGATACGACACGAATTTGATCGGCAGTTTCTACGGGTATCCCGCCTTTCAAAAACAGTTCGGTGTAGAACATGGTGATGGCTACCAGGTGCCCCAGGCCTGGCAATCAGCTCTAGGAGCAGGTGGAACAGCGGGTTGTATTATCGGAGCATTCTTGAACGGTTACCTGGTTAAACATTttggcttcaagaaagtatTCACAGGGGCCATGTTTGTTATGTGTGCGTTTATTTTCGTGTCCTTCTTTGGTCACACGTTGGGTCTTCAAGTGGCTGGCCAAGTTCTCTCCGG TATTCCATGGGGCATATTTGCCACAATCGGGCCCGCTTACTCTTCGGAGCTATTGCCCATGGCTCTGCGCTCTTATCTCACGGCTTACACGAACATGTGCTTCGCCATCGGCCAGTTCATCAGCGCCGGGGTTCTTCAGAGCCTGATAAGTCGCGATGACCAGTGGTCGTATCGCATACCGTATGCTGTGCAGTGGATCTGGCCCATTCCGTTGTTCTTCATCGGCGTCCTCATGCCAGAGTCTCCCTGGTGGCAGGTGCGCCATGGTTGGTACGATGAGGCGTTGGCAACAGTCCAGCGCCTAACAgcaggagaggagaagaccaAAGCCCGGCAGACTGTCGCGATGATGATTCACACAAACGAAATTGAGCAGGAAATTGAAGCTGGTAGTTCCTACTGGGACTGCTTTCGCGGCAACAACCTTCGACGAACGGAAATAAGCTGCATGAGTTTCACCGGCCAAGTCTTAGCTGGCAGCCAGTTTGCCTATACGGGGACTTATTTCTTCGAGCAAGCAGGAATGAGTCCAACAGACGCCTATAAACTTGGCCTAGGTGGAACAGCAGTTGCCTTCGTGGGAACGATTCTTTCCTggttcttgatgaagaattTTGGTCGCCGGTCAATGTATCTGAGCGGCATGGGGTTGATGAGCTCCtatcttctcatcatcggatTCTTGACGTCAAAGTCCAACAACAACGTCGTCTGGGCTCAATCCGCCCTATGCATTGTCTGGCTCTTCACATTTAGCTTGACAGTAGGACCGATGGGCTGGAGTATAGCCCCCGAAGTGTCGTCCACGCGACTACGCTCTAAAACAATATGCCTCGCACGCAACGCTTACTATCTTGCCATCACGGTGGCCAATGTTATTGAACCATACATGATGAACCCAGCAGCCTGGAACTGGCGAGGCAGGACCggtttcttctggtttgtTTTCGCATTCCTGACGTTTGCTTGGGGCTATTTCCGTCTCCCTGAGACTAAGGGCCGTACATTTGAGGAGCTTGATATTATGTTCGCGGCGGGCGCGCCCACTCGGAAATTTAGGAAGTATCATGTTGACCCGTATGCAGAAAATGTAGCGATCAAGGACCGGGCGAGAGAAAGCCCACTGGAGAAGAGTATTGATATGATGAGCCCATGTTAA
- a CDS encoding uncharacterized protein (predicted protein), protein MAHAHNAIIRGLNAILQQAPYVPIVTDEHFNAQNVKDLLFYVQSWAKMVHHHHWVEETYIFPDVEEFTGRPGFMDDPKHQHELFHDGLERLLAYSSATKPEEYRWKGADGMEEIINSFSKDLTDHLYAEIDLLLGMGDIDGEGLKKIWEKAQKAAKQAGNIAMLYDIFPLVLGCADKTYEGRCDFPPLPWVLPYVVKYWFAAGNGAWRFNPCDWWGQPKPLEFGPR, encoded by the exons ATGGCACACGCGCATAATGCTATCATACGAGGGCTGAATGCTATTCTCCAGCAGGCGCCGTATGTACCCATTGTCACGGACGAACACTTCAACGCACAGAATGTCAAGGACCTTCTCTTCTACGTTCAGTCGTGGGCCAAGATGGtgcatcatcaccactgGGTCGAGGAGACTTACATATTCCCAGATGTTGAGGAGTTTACCGGCAGGCCGGGGTTTATGGATGACCCGAAGCATCAGCACGAGCTCTTCCATGACGGACTAGAGAGGCTGCTTGCGTATTCCTCAGCCACGAAACCCGAGGAGTACCGGTGGAAGGGAGCCGATGGCATGGAGGAAATAATTAACTCATTCAGTAAGGATTTGACCGATCACCTTTACGCCGAGATTGATCTCCTCTTGGGTATGGGAGACATCGATGGGGAaggtttgaagaagatatggGAAAAGGCCCAGAAAGCTGCTAAGCAAGCAGGGAATATCGCGATGCTT TACGATATCTTCCCCCTGGTGCTTGGCTGTGCCGACAAGACCTACGAAGGCCGCTGCGACTTTCCTCCCTTGCCCTGGGTGCTACCCTATGTGGTCAAGTACTGGTTTGCCGCCGGTAATGGAGCCTGGAGATTTAATCCATGCGACTGGTGGGGTCAGCCAAAGCCCCTGGAGTTTGGTCCACGTTGA
- a CDS encoding uncharacterized protein (predicted protein) has protein sequence MNGLFPADLAVYLFLTPFVLYVYWSHRWVGWMPWTNLLVFCIVRIVGGATGVKDSTSIAANVISGIGMSPLLLAIDGLLHEARYYRHPEHSVLLSRIVIVAITGLMGAGLGLSIGGSLQVYQGKGTSSDLLHWKVGSGLVVAVWETEVVWAIFSLLPSQCKKDAPGFKDGTKLIYGALGAIVFAGVRVIDNLVGVCTQRKDLSTVFGSTAVRVVLVFLPELLAALSMIVAGLSSRNIRKHNHVAEKESMSA, from the exons ATGAACGGCCTATTTCCGGCTGATCTGGCAGTTTACCTCTTCTTGACTCCTTTTGTGCTCTATGTGTATTGGTCTCATCGATGGGTCGGTTGGATGCCCTGGACCAACCTTCTCGTTTTCTGTATCGTGCGGATAGTCGGAGGTGCTACGGGTGTGAAGGACAGCACTAGCATCGCAGCGAATGTCATATCTGGGATAGGAATGTCCccattgttgttggccaTCGATGGACTTCTACATGAAGC TCGGTATTACCGCCATCCAGAACACAGTGTGCTCCTCAGTCGGATCGTGATTGTTGCGATCACCGGTCTCATGGGCGCTGGTCTCGGTCTTAGCATTGGAGGATCCTTGCAAGTCTACCAGGGCAAAGGGACGTCTTCGGACCTTTTGCACTGGAAGGTGGGATCGGGCCTGGTAGTGGCTGTCTGGGAGACGGAAGTGGTGTGGGCaattttttcccttcttccatctcagtGCAAGAAGGATGCTCCAGGGTTTAAAGACGGTACtaag CTTATATATGGTGCTCTCGGTGCTATCGTCTTCGCCGGTGTTCGTGTTATCGACAATCTCGTCGGGGTTTGTACACAGAGAAAGGACTTGAGTACAGTATTCGGATCCACCGCAGTGCGCGTCGTCCTCGTTTTCCTTCCTGAACTCCTTGCCGCGTTGTCGATGATTGTCGCGGGGCTCTCGAGCAGAAATATTCGAAAGCACAATCATGTCGCAGAGAAGGAGTCGATGTCGGCCTAG
- a CDS encoding uncharacterized protein (predicted protein): protein MVYRGKPSPACEPCRTRRLKIVTCEGPPLIGRWLNHIEGGVKLIEIRGFEQLHHQAGLELFTQIRIQIALGNLYKKERTPSWLLDLSKEALKHRGDTGDQVLDYFFRILVEVGDLVAIINESAFAHPARLLKRALTLDADLITWAMSIDPNWKYTVVKVKKTEEENDTLHPIYSDHYHVYPNSTVSMAWNHYRFIRIILQGIIGYLYDTHFQDSGGRGSHIESERHSTAVSQQLAEDICASVPYHLGMTGSSDGSTLGIPFAGGVVRLMWPLFIASDCRGASPKMRAWIAQCLEKIGHGVGVNMAVTMSHILRADMRLNWLEEEETSIVKRPYLVRNEYFTTGT, encoded by the exons ATGGTTTATCGCGGAAAACCCAGTCCTGCCTGTGAGCCCTGTCGGACTCGACGCCTCAAA ATCGTGACGTGCGAGGGCCCGCCTTTAATAGGGCGCTGGTTAAACCATATAGAAGGGGGTGTGAAACTGATTGAAATTCGTGGATTCGAGCAATTACACCATCAAGCGGGCTTAGAACTGTTCACTCAGATTCGGATACAAATT GCATTGGGAAACTTATACAAAAAGGAACGTACTCCGTCATGGCTGCTAGACTTGTCCAAAGAGGCTCTTAAACACCGCGGCGATACTGGGGACCAGGTGCTTGACTACTTCTTTCGCATCTTGGTGGAAGTCGGTGATCTGGTTGCGATTATCAACGAGAGTGCTTTCGCCCATCCGGCTAGGCTTCTCAAGAGAGCCCTCACCCTTGATGCAGACTTGATTACGTGGGCTATGAGCATCGATCCGAATTGGAAATACACCGTTGTCAAGGTTAAAAAGaccgaagaggagaatgataCACTCCACCCTATTTACAGTGACCATTATCACGTCTATCCTAACAGTACAGTGAGTATGGCTTGGAACCATTATCGGTTCATCCGCATCATTCTCCAAGGCATCATTGGGTACCTTTACGACACTCACTTCCAGGACTCTGGAGGAAGGGGATCACACATAGAAAGTGAGAGGCACAGCACCGCAGTCTCCCAACAGTTAGCAGAGGATATATGTGCCAGCGTACCGTATCATCTGGGCATGACTGGTTCATCTGATGGATCAACCCTGGGTATTCCGTTTGCCGGCGGTGTTGTTCGTTTGATGTGGCCGCTTTTCATTGCATCTGATTGCCGGGGTGCGTCACCGAAGATGCGGGCATGGATTGCGCAGTGTCTGGAGAAAATCGGGCATGGCGTAGGGGTAAATATGGCCGTTACCATGTCCCACATCCTCCGAGCTGACATGCGCCTTAACTggctggaggaagaagagacaagcATTGTGAAACGCCCATATCTTGTACGTAACGAATATTTTACAACTGGCACATAA